The following coding sequences are from one Lathamus discolor isolate bLatDis1 chromosome 10, bLatDis1.hap1, whole genome shotgun sequence window:
- the IRF1 gene encoding interferon regulatory factor 1, which translates to MPVSRMRMRPWLEMQINSNKIPGLIWINKDKMMFQIPWKHAAKHGWDMEKDACLFRSWAIHTGRYKVGEKDPDPKTWKANFRCAMNSLPDIEEVKDKSINKGSSAVRVYRMLPPLTKDQKKERKSKSSREARNRSKRKSHEDTRTEESAERLTNTALADDHSGCTVHDYMGQEVEVESTSITLDLSPCEASSSLTNWRSPMEVTMADSTNDIYQLQVSPLASSSEVTDEDEEEMNSDIFKLFEPAQDWHTTSVGGKGFLTNELGTQTMCNTYSYKEQDGEIDTTSGELEFRFFDQKNSLELLSPWLETVRAPMQVIPCGL; encoded by the exons ATGCCGGTGTCAAGAATGCGCATGAGGCCCTGGTTGGAAATGCAGATTAATTCCAATAAAATACCGGGACTGATATGGATTAACAAG GACAAGATGATGTTTCAAATCCCATGGAAACATGCAGCTAAGCATGGCTGGGACATGGAGAAAGATGCCTGCCTCTTCCGGAGCTGGGCCATTCATACAG GAAGATACAAAGTAGGTGAAAAAGACCCTGATCCAAAAACCTGGAAGGCAAATTTCCGCTGCGCTATGAATTCGCTGCCCGACATTGAAGAAGTGAAGGATAAAAGCATCAACAAAGGCTCCAGTGCCGTCAGGGTCTACAGGATGCTGCCACCCTTGACAAAGGATCAGAAGAAAG AAAGGAAGTCAAAGTCTTCAAGAGAAGCCAGAAACAGGAGCAAGAGAAAG TCCCATGAAGATACGAGGACAGAGGAGTCAGCAGAAAGGCTAACCAACACTGCTCTGGCAGATGACCACAGCGGCTGCACCGTCCACGACTACATGGGGCAGGAAGTGGAGGTTGAGAGCACGTCCATCACCTTAG ACCTCTCCCCATGTGAGGCGAGCAGCTCCCTGACCAACTGGAGGTCACCGATGGAGGTCACCATGGCTGACAGCACCAATGACATCTACCAGCTCCAGGTGTCTCCCCTGGCTTCATCCTCAGAAG TCACAGACGAAGATGAAGAGGAAATGAATTCGGATATTTTTAAG CTGTTCGAACCAGCCCAAGACTGGCACACCACCAGCGTTGGGGGGAAAGGCTTCCTCACCAACGAGCTGGGCACACAGACCATGTGCAACACTTACAGCTACaaggagcaggatggggagaTCGACACAACTTCAG GAGAGCTGGAGTTCAGGTTCTTTGACCAGAAAAACAGCCTCGAGTTGTTGTCTCCCTGGCTGGAGACAGTGAGAGCTCCCATGCAAGTCATTCCCTGTGGCTTGTAA